One region of Drosophila teissieri strain GT53w chromosome 2L, Prin_Dtei_1.1, whole genome shotgun sequence genomic DNA includes:
- the LOC122625894 gene encoding uncharacterized protein LOC122625894 has protein sequence MSRREANLMAYVTAEEHLLNRYSPLEGDEVDAEASEAPGAASGVAEDRERLTDLAASGTRSSGMAADLDPAVDSMLHVISDDLEIYSLISSGSGFKGWPEEHPSSSFVTQTEPLIFGLRRQMMVAEEAPQAPEWAACTPAKRQCSSHEVIEINDSPEAVQDPNIALMQTVVSSPGVLLTNGNVDQFDMLSHESDEAEHELQVAEEEEQCVIYESVDGENMVVLAEEHCCEIIVATQGVACEQEFARAILMAENGTGALLGLLPEESDANECLNGTAYIEEVVEDMGESEARLADGNNVYLSDAALEQPLVHQELVDDEAPEENENATFLDDTPMEEERPDICQVYDHELEDHDDEECEDAVIQEEPDQPIDVIALQGQEPPPNNLQRKLPREHSSPTEFPVSSSSMPNASDHYDFEDELTGARSPSKVAPLKRKYPPLMKNTLHGEAMDRRLASICQAQPQMSPAEKVSNWETAPRQEWAAVEDVESFDAAFNQYEAVTASLKQHNFPEFRETLARNMEKISRDIMQTSDESTQELASSQSAERPVHRRYLHILPTEETIVLDDDDDDCYEVVGMEKASVTTLIPEEELQEDQQPEEDEVVLPGVDDLNNTDSHNFEQRNLTKETSTADLESSALTPTACSTAANLELVASVSHAQARPSGPEGVSDFMQPNLSDRRPSEDQQLTNAVLDVMRQQVQTIQQQQFMEQTMKQQPQMYRYQELPQAPQEVQMAANQGPYVNCPNDSMFYEQQEFCNYLGLTELATANAVATAMRELANSTVARRSLRVRPQQQLDRMRSDVRGKRRERERDRQQDKDKKVPLTTSSELSTDKEEPSPAQTSDSVSRMVGDEDLHFDSRLATEHKRKMNHFYKTYFAEEEECSTKKSPKTTNLLATSKSSKDGEMCPSLQEQEPQCPTSVIAGDGYKKHEIDKESEKGRAQSVEAAFTKIFEAAAPAQSKLLESMQQRLRQARETKPSIYIIKATSNASPPNPSPTRQESRISPARLHLTGGFGDVSAPRPSLISQPAKKSLTITSPAKDSRSPVPLPVDTAKRPKHRKTHGATKPLAATQRRRTTVGVASPGKEARVRDLVTRSTTHLNSKLLRNRKVSLLKSYALSDEMAQGRSKRIAGGAAQTTKKVQMPKAVRAALKRPDQADKSLPEQHRLQQQQLAPPNTPRKMKGVKENANPTTSATKFSRPPKRTRRVRAKSLPPNIETVTEPVTAVPNATVLRLANLAPEVPKAFAPTHSHLVSSAAKEAVDKTLVCSPPVAQSPYAQPVLIYPPSPTTPPPNTELHRPRQQAGKINHADLVLATPPGGLLRLSQGSSTLANPLSAKHGQVLYMYYELEQLIVLQENCITFWKYSKVFNVLHQPRHNPSFDGVRKSPSPQLPQPHPREPKDAEQELDVGPRWVYLGRVRRVTLEKEIFTPFGSRICVHNSTPVYLEMRSRPLDHHKREVKLTSLHVNVYYFCEEELRPRMHSVHLDAVNCEWPHVIYTTIADSRYFVMAWQQELVMGKPRSGICKYSLTPTLDTLASIREFKQLRHELRHIECLSEDRLIGYGQTRITVWDHRSGDTLMNYDLGRPLGRCLAAMHYPSLDMDQSSMLVLYQLLKEPNKAAEVHVIACELSHATPSHRLLQVHRLPAPQFDDTTEAVNTGDHLIVKSASNDEAWISAADPRQLTYLAPQVNGAQRFYARHKSQVIEMSPQSLTVDSIANHMLKLAVQQSHST, from the exons ATGTCCAGGAGAGAAGCCAATCTGATGGCCTACGTGACGGCGGAGGAGCACCTGCTGAACCGCTACTCGCCGCTGGAAGGCGACGAGGTTGATGCGGAGGCTAGCGAAGCTCCAGGCGCCGCATCGGGCGTGGCTGAGGATCGGGAGCGTCTCACGGATCTGGCTGCATCCGGCACCAGATCCTCAGGAATGGCAGCAGATCTGGACCCTGCCGTGGACAGCATGCTGCACGTGATCTCCGACGACTTGGAAATCTACAGCCTTATCTCAAGTGGCAGTGGCTTCAAGGGCTGGCCGGAGGAGCACCCGTCTTCCAGTTTCGTCACCCAGACTGAACCCTTAATATTTGGACTTCGCCGGCAAATGATGGTGGCCGAAGAGGCACCTCAAGCCCCGGAATGGGCCGCCTGCACGCCGGCGAAACGTCAGTGCAGCAGCCACGAGGTCATCGAGATCAACG ACTCGCCCGAAGCTGTCCAGGATCCGAACATTGCACTAATGCAAACTGTAGTCAGCAGTCCCGGAGTCCTGCTGACCAATGGCAATGTTGACCAGTTCGACATGCTGTCCCACGAGAGTGATGAGGCTGAACATGAACTTCAGGTGGCCGAGGAAGAAGAGCAGTGTGTAATCTATGAGTCCGTGGATGGAGAGAACATGGTCGTCTTAGCGGAAGAACACTGCTGTGAGATCATAGTAGCTACCCAGGGAGTGGCATGCGAGCAGGAGTTCGCCAGGGCCATTCTGATGGCCGAAAACGGTACCGGAGCATTGCTGGGTTTGCTGCCCGAGGAAAGTGATGCGAATGAGTGTCTCAATGGGACTGCCTACATCGAAGAGGTTGTGGAAGATATGGGTGAGAGCGAGGCACGTTTGGCGGATGGAAACAATGTGTACCTTAGTGATGCAGCGCTGGAACAGCCATTAGTGCATCAGGAACTGGTGGACGATGAGGCTCCCGAGGAAAACGAGAACGCCACATTCTTAGACGACACGCCGATGGAGGAGGAACGCCCAGATATTTGTCAGGTGTATGATCACGAACTAGAGGACCATGACGATGAAGAATGCGAGGACGCAGTCATCCAGGAAGAACCAGACCAACCTATCGACGTTATTGCATTACAGGGACAGGAGCCGCCGCCAAATAATCTGCAAAGAAAATTGCCTCGCGAGCACAGCAGTCCCACGGAATTCCCAGTCAGCTCATCCTCCATGCCCAACGCCAGCGACCACTATGACTTTGAGGACGAGTTAACGGGCGCCCGCTCTCCATCCAAAGTGGCGCCGCTGAAGCGCAAGTATCCGCCGCTGATGAAGAACACTCTGCATGGAGAGGCTATGGATCGAAGACTGGCAAGCATCTGCCAGGCTCAGCCGCAAATGAGTCCCGCCGAGAAAGTCTCCAATTGGGAAACGGCACCCAGGCAGGAATGGGCCGCTGTCGAGGATGTGGAAAGCTTTGATGCCGCCTTTAACCAGTACGAGGCTGTAACGGCATCTCTCAAACAGCATAACTTTCCCGAATTCCGTGAAACACTGGCTCGGAACATGGAGAAGATCAGCCGTGACATCATGCAAACCTCAGACGAATCCACTCAAGAACTAGCCAGCTCCCAGTCGGCGGAGCGGCCTGTGCATCGTCGCTACTTGCACATCTTGCCCACCGAGGAGACAATTGTGCtagatgacgatgacgacgattgCTACGAGGTGGTGGGTATGGAAAAAGCCTCTGTCACCACATTGATTCCCGAGGAAGAACTACAAGAGGATCAACAACCGGAGGAGGACGAGGTGGTGCTGCCCGGTGTCGATGACTTAAACAACACGGACTCCCACAACTTTGAGCAGCGAAACCTTACCAAGGAAACCTCAACAGCAGACCTGGAGAGTAGCGCGCTTACGCCAACGGCATGTTCTACCGCTGCGAATTTGGAGTTGGTTGCATCCGTTTCCCATGCTCAAGCTCGTCCATCTGGTCCGGAAGGTGTGTCTGATTTTATGCAGCCGAACTTAAGCGACCGAAGGCCCTCAGAAGACCAACAATTAACCAACGCGGTTTTAGATGTTATGCGTCAGCAGGTGCAAACaatacagcagcagcagtttaTGGAGCAAACGATgaagcagcagccacagatGTATCGCTACCAGGAACTCCCACAGGCTCCCCAAG aGGTGCAAATGGCAGCTAACCAGGGGCCTTACGTCAACTGTCCGAATGATAGTATGTTTTACGAGCAGCAGGAATTCTGCAATTATCTGGGCCTCACTGAACTGGCCACAGCGAACGCCGTGGCTACCGCAATGAGGGAGCTAGCCAACAGTACTGTAGCTCGCCGATCACTGCGGGTCAGACCACAACAGCAACTAGATAGGATGCGCAGTGATGTGCGTGGCAAGCGACGCGAAAGGGAACGAGATAGGCAGCAGGATAAGGACAAGAAAGTACCACTGACCACCAGTAGTGAGCTAAGCACCGATAAAGAAGAACCCTCCCCAGCTCAGACATCAGATTCCGTTTCAAGGATGGTGGGGGATGAAGATCTTCACTTCGACTCTCGTTTGGCTACAGAGCATAAACGCAAGATGAATCACTTttacaaaacatattttgcGGAAGAGGAAGAATGCTCAACGAAGAAGTCGCCCAAAACCACCAACCTTCTAGCCACTTCCAAATCCTCAAAGGATGGAGAGATGTGTCCATCGCTCCAGGAACAAGAGCCGCAATGTCCTACATCCGTCATAGCTGGAGACGGTTACAAGAAACATGAGATAGACAAGGAGTCTGAGAAGGGTCGGGCTCAGTCTGTTGAAGCAGCTTTCACTAAGATCTTTGAAGCTGCTGCACCTGCCCAGTCCAAGCTGTTGGAGAGCATGCAGCAACGTTTGCGCCAGGCGCGTGAGACCAAGCCATCGATTTATATTATCAAGGCTACAAGCAATGCCTCGCCTCCGAATCCATCGCCTACCAGGCAGGAGTCTCGCATCTCACCGGCGCGCTTACACTTAACGGGCGGTTTTGGTGACGTAAGCGCACCGCGTCCCTCACTTATTTCCCAGCCAGCGAAGAAAAGTCTTACAATAACCAGTCCTGCTAAGGATTCGCGGTCACCTGTCCCCTTACCAGTTGATACGGCCAAAAGACCAAAGCATAGGAAAACCCATGGAGCCACCAAACCTCTGGCCGCCACCCAACGACGCCGCACTACCGTGGGAGTTGCCAGCCCCGGAAAGGAAGCTCGCGTACGCGATTTGGTTACTCGCTCCACCACGCATCTTAATTCGAAGCTACTTCGTAACCGCAAGGTCAGCCTGCTCAAGAGTTACGCGCTATCGGATGAAATGGCTCAGGGACGATCCAAACGGATTGCTGGCGGCGCAgcacaaaccaccaaaaaggTACAAATGCCCAAGGCTGTACGGGCGGCGTTAAAGAGGCCGGATCAGGCAGACAAAAGTCTTCCTGAGCAGCATCgcttgcagcagcagcaattggcTCCGCCAAACACTCCCCGAAAGATGAAAGGTGTCAAGGAGAATGCGAATCCCACGACAAGTGCAACGAAGTTTAGTCGCCCGCCCAAGCGGACCAGGCGAGTACGAGCCAAGTCACTGCCCCCGAATATTGAAACGGTGACTGAACCGGTGACAGCCGTTCCTAATGCCACTGTGTTGAGGCTCGCTAATTTGGCACCAGAAGTTCCCAAAGCCTTTGCGCCTACACACAGCCACCTGGTCAGTTCCGCTGCCAAAGAAGCTGTAGATAAGACCCTTGTTTGTTCCCCGCCCGTCGCTCAATCGCCTTATGCACAACCCGTGCTTATTTACCCGCCATccccaacaacaccaccaccaaatACGGAGCTCCACCGCCCTCGCCAGCAAGCCGGAAAAATCAATCACGCTGACCTAGTCCTAGCCACTCCCCCTGGCGGCCTGCTGCGGCTTAGTCAAGGATCCTCCACGCTAGCAAATCCACTTTCTGCCAAGCACGGGCAGGTTCTTTACATGTACTACGAGCTGGAACAGCTCATTGTGCTGCAGGAGAACTGCATTACCTTCTGGAAGTACTCCAAAGTGTTCAACGTCCTGCATCAGCCCCGACATAATCCCTCCTTTGATGGCGTCCGAAAATCGCCCTCTCCGCAGCTGCCTCAACCACATCCGCGCGAGCCCAAAGACGCCGAGCAGGAGCTGGATGTTGGTCCGCGATGGGTTTACCTCGGAAGAGTGCGGCGCGTAACTTTAG AGAAAGAGATCTTTACGCCGTTTGGCAGCCGCATTTGCGTGCACAATTCGACGCCGGTGTACCTTGAAATGCGGAGCAGGCCGCTGGACCATCACAAGAGGGAGGTGAAGCTTACCTCCCTCCATGTGAATGTGTATTACTTCTGCGAGGAGGAATTACGACCTCGTATGCATTCTGTGCACTTAGATGCTGTAAATTG CGAGTGGCCGCATGTCATATACACAACTATAGCGGATTCGCGTTACTTTGTTATGGCATGGCAGCAGGAACTGGTGATGGGCAAGCCGCGCTCGGGCATCTGCAAGTATTCACTGACGCCCACACTGGATACGCTTGCCTCCATACGGGAGTTCAAACAGTTGCGCCACGAACTGCGTCACATTGAGTGCCTTTCAGAGGATCGCCTTATCGGCTACGGACAGACGCGTATCACCGTCTGGGATCACCGCAGCGGGGACACTCTGATGAACTACGACTTGGGCCGCCCTCTGGGCCGGTGCCTGGCAGCTATGCACTATCCAAGCCTCGACATGGACCAAAGCAGCATGCTGGTGCTTTACCAGCTTCTCAAAGAACCAAACAAAGCTGCTGAGGTGCATGTGATCGCCTGTGAGCTGTCCCATGCCACGCCGTCGCACCGCCTGCTGCAGGTACACCGCTTACCAGCGCCGCAATTTGACGATACTACAGAGGCAGTTAACACCGGGGATCACCTGATCGTCAAGTCTGCATCGAACGACGAGGCCTGGATAAGTGCCGCCGATCCAAGACAGCTCACCTATTTGGCGCCGCAAGTCAATGGAGCGCAGCGTTTTTATGCCCGCCACAAGTCCCAGGTGATCGAGATGTCCCCGCAATCCCTAACTGTAGATAGTATCGCCAATCACATGCTAAAATTGGCAGTCCAGCAGTCCCACTCGACGTAG
- the LOC122614500 gene encoding uncharacterized protein LOC122614500, translating into MEAISKISLILCALFVVVNAAAAISGDSTHCQATYSSAEAYLAQSPQQHRPQIRPRTRTWQEHEFSLLGYKFHLPFVGHAVDSDLDDSDSDEGLWLDAADAGAESVEVEEHELPSVGHVDTSGNVFKLSCEHVDLRRVNQELLSQRSSHINYNHLMLSHVPADLNSPLKLPQLESVREFTWQSSDLKDESLSELFTRQPHSFEYVERLNLIENRLECLNWAIPLAVRRVKVLKMSGNRLSNCSLINLQHMKQLQELHLDRSELTFLPQRFLGELSELRMLNLSQNLLTELPRDIFVGALKLERLYLSGNQLSVLPFMLFQTAADLQVLDLSDNRLLSFPDNFFARNGQLRQLHLQRNQLKSIGKHSLYSLRELRHLDLSQNSLSVIDRKAFESLDHLLALNVSGNNLTLLSSIIFQSLHALRQLDLSRNQFKQLPSGLFQRQRSLVLLRIDETPIEQFSNWISRYDESLVDPQVLSRLRYLSVQQNRKLTHLPATLFANTPNIRELLLAENGLQQLPTQISGLSRLQRLSVRGNSLGSLPENIKELRQLHYLNILGNEYQCDCSMYWLTAWLANTSTSLRHQLPHAQNNSNGSSSQTPLDTYESIDHQIDALKCQYGYPGDMLRVLSNLNCSVPSVVQFSEPKMHLLLSTAKLECQISGSPVPDIIWVTPRNKILRHHADPDKRPIIIDSKEDAHQPPSAQELAALMDESYIQSLNWTRQNSLEGRRVVLVENGSLLVHNISRIDSGLYTCYAFNVMGKASAGLRLYIDPIVFYRVKIGSILFGTALATAFLLLTLIVQGLRSCLSRWGICNRFYCCINRKKKSPRKRQIYAMLDSIETYKSQQLERLRENYTQQVHRIRENCAQQVEWIQSSYTSQAKHIREFRDIGSNHLTTLKDQYYDQVKKVRDYSTGQLSWVRENYVFQRNKIRKFSAHQVLRLREGYKYQQQTLNKVLENLPSFYFENCRGRCEEDIAEDIDCYFKGQMDFGGSKELHIQKIKARLSANYSASKASLYYTPPDDDLLHGSPLNLQTSPIHINYIDENLDQQKQLEHDFKMEPQLLLYNAPMLYMNPEGASSSGQAAALAAAGALSQFISVEDNNQEQEMQPLRKISAKPLGVPELKDLNDVKSSKSCPAIYKVSKQRDGSTLHELQKEGEAPYQMLRLNPVETTSLTSSVAPAMQARTEKLNIILDECGAASLCKPEQEAGEGNSETPPSESSCESNSLAASCGDVCQVSSKLANAASLSSTATKPEHAST; encoded by the exons ATGGAAGCAATATCGAAGATTTCCCTGATATTGTGTGCCTTGTTTGTCGTGGTCAACGCCGCAGCGGCCATCAGTGGCGACAGCACCCACTGTCAGGCCACATACAGCAGTGCCGAGGCGTACCTGGCCCAAAGCCCGCAGCAACATCGTCCACAGATCAGGCCCCGGACAAGGACCTGGCAGGAGCACGAGTTCTCACTGCTGGGCTACAAGTTCCACCTGCCGTTCGTGGGTCATGCCGTCGACTCGGATCTAGATGATAGTGACAGTGATGAGGGTCTGTGGCTGGATGCGGCGGACGCCGGAGCAGAGAGCGTAGAGGTGGAGGAGCATGAACTTCCTTCGGTCGGTCACGTCGATACCTCGGGCAATGTTTTTAAGCTTAGCTGCGAGCATGTGGACCTGAGGCGAGTTAACCAGGAGCTGCTCTCCCAGCGAAGCTCGCACATTAACTACAACCACCTAATGCTGTCCCATGTGCCTGCGGACCTCAATAGTCCCCTGAAGCTGCCGCAGCTCGAAAGTGTGAGGGAATTTACCTGGCAGAGCAGTGACCTTAAGGATGAATCGCTCAGTGAACTCTTCACCCGCCAGCCGCACTCCTTTGAGTATGTGGAACGGCTGAATCTCATCGAGAATCGCCTGGAGTGCCTTAATTGGGCCATTCCGCTGGCCGTGCGTCGCGTGAAAGTACTTAAAATGAGCGGTAATCGACTGAGCAATTGCAGTCTGATAAACCTGCAGCATATGAAGCAACTGCAGGAGCTGCACTTGGACAGAAGTGAACTGACTTTCTTACCGCAGCGCTTCCTGGGCGAGCTTAGCGAACTGCGCATGCTGAACCTCAGCCAGAATTTGTTGACGGAGCTTCCACGGGATATATTTGTGGGAGCTCTGAAGCTGGAGCGGCTCTATCTATCCGGGAACCAGCTGAGCGTCCTGCCATTTATGCTCTTCCAAACGGCAGCCGATCTCCAAGTGTTGGATCTAAGCGACAACCGCCTGCTTTCCTTTCCGGACAACTTCTTTGCCCGCAATGGCCAGCTTCGTCAGCTGCACTTGCAGCGAAATCAGCTTAAGTCCATCGGCAAGCACAGTCTGTACAGTCTGCGAGAGCTGCGTCATTTGGATCTTAGCCAAAATTCTCTGTCCGTCATCGATCGAAAGGCGTTCGAGTCCCTGGATCACCTGCTCGCCCTGAACGTGTCCGGCAACAACCTGACCCTGCTGTCATCCATCATCTTCCAGTCGCTGCATGCCCTCAGGCAGTTGGATCTCAGTCGGAACCAGTTCAAGCAGCTGCCCAGCGGCCTGTTTCAGAGACAGCGCTCCCTGGTGCTGCTACGCATTGATGAGACGCCCATAGAGCAGTTCTCCAACTGGATATCGCGTTATGATGAGTCTCTTGTGGATCCGCAAGTGCTCAGTCGCTTGCGTTACCTTTCCGTGCAGCAGAATCGGAAACTAACTCATTTACCCGCCACCTTGTTCGCCAATACTCCAAATATAAgggagctgctgctggctgagaACGGATTGCAGCAGCTGCCCACACAGATCTCAGGGCTGTCGCGATTGCAGCGACTCAGTGTACGTGGTAATAGCTTGGGATCGCTGCCCGAAAATATCAAAGAGCTCAGACAGCTGCACTACCTTAATATATTGGGCAACGAGTATCAGTGTGACTGCAGCATGTATTGGCTGACTGCGTGGCTGGCGAATACCAGCACTAGCCTGCGCCACCAACTGCCCCATGCACAGAATAACAGCAATGGCAGTTCCAGCCAGACGCCACTGGACACATACGAGAGTATCGACCATCAAATCGATGCGCTTAAGTGTCAGTATGGTTATCCCGGCGATATGCTCCGCGTGCTAAGCAATCTCAACTGCTCGGTGCCCTCGGTGGTGCAGTTCTCCGAGCCAAAGATGCACCTGCTACTCTCCACCGCCAAGCTTGAGTGCCAGATATCAGGGAGTCCAGTGCCGGACATCATCTGG GTTACACCACGCAATAAGATCTTACGCCACCATGCTGACCCTGACAAGCGACCGATCATCATCGATAGTAAGGAGGATGCTCACCAGCCACCGAGTGCCCAGGAGCTAGCTGCTCTGATGGACGAGAGTTACATCCAGTCGTTGAACTGGACACGTCAGAATAGTCTAGAGGGTCGACGCGTGGTGCTGGTGGAGAATGGATCGCTGCTGGTGCACAATATTTCGAGAATTGACAGTGGGCTCTACACTTGCTATGCCTTCAATGTGATGGGCAAAGCCTCTGCAGGATTACG ACTGTACATCGATCCCATTGTGTTCTACCGAGTTAAGATCGGTAGCATACTGTTTGGCACGGCACTGGCTACCGCATTCCTACTGCTAACCCTGATTGTGCAGGGATTGAGGAGTTGCCTGTCACGCTGGGGAATCTGTAACCGCTTCTATTGCTGTATCAATCGGAAGAAGAAGTCACCGCGCAAACGCCAAATATACGCCATGCTCGATAGCATCGAGACCTACAAGAGCCAGCAATTGGAGAGGCTGAGAGAGAACTACACCCAGCAGGTGCACCGCATCCGGGAGAACTGCGCCCAGCAGGTGGAGTGGATTCAGAGCAGCTACACCAGCCAGGCCAAGCATATTCGCGAGTTCCGCGATATAGGCTCGAATCACCTTACCACGCTGAAGGACCAATACTACGATCAGGTGAAGAAGGTGCGCGACTACTCCACAGGCCAGTTGAGCTGGGTGCGGGAAAACTACGTCTTCCAGAGGAACAAAATCCGGAAGTTTAGTGCACATCAGGTATTGCGCCTCCGCGAGGGATACAAATACCAACAACAGACGCTGAACAAGGTGCTGGAGAACCTTCCTAGTTTCTACTTCGAGAATTGTCGTGGACGATGTGAGGAGGACATTGCCGAGG aCATAGACTGCTACTTCAAAGGCCAAATGGACTTTGGTGGCTCCAAGGAGCTGCacatacaaaaaatcaaagcgCGCCTATCTGCTAATTATTCAGCCAGCAAGGCGTCGCTGTACTATACCCCACCAGACGATGATTTGCTGCACGGCTCGCCACTTAATCTGCAGACCTCCCCCATCCACATCAACTACATAGATGAGAATCTGGACCAGCAAAAGCAGTTGGAGCACGATTTCAAAATGGAACCTCAGCTATTGCTTTACAATGCCCCCATGCTCTATATGAATCCCGAAGGCGCCAGCAGCAGTGGTCAGGCGGCTGCTTTGGCGGCAGCAGGGGCTCTTTCGCAGTTCATAAGCGTGGAGGACAATAATCAAGAGCAGGAGATGCAGCCGCTAAGAAAGATCAGTGCTAAGCCACTGGGGGTGCCCGAACTGAAGGACTTGAACGATGTAAAGAGCTCAAAGTCTTGCCCGGCCATTTATAAGGTTTCCAAACAGCGAGATGGTAGCACTCTTCATGAGCTGCAGAAGGAGGGCGAAGCACCCTACCAAATGCTTCGCCTAAATCCCGTGGAGACCACTTCGCTGACCTCCTCCGTTGCTCCCGCGATGCAGGCGAGGACGGAAAAGCTGAACATTATCCTGGACGAATGTGGCGCGGCGTCGTTGTGCAAGCCGGAGCAGGAGGCCGGCGAAGGAAATAGTGAGACTCCACCATCCGAGTCTAGTTGTGAGTCCAACAGCTTGGCCGCCAGTTGCGGCGATGTCTGTCAGGTCAGCAGCAAGCTGGCAAACGCCGCCTCATTATCATCTACTGCAACCAAGCCTGAACATGCCAGCACTTAg
- the LOC122614523 gene encoding radial spoke head 1 homolog — MATTELSEEDLSAPEEEEDLGPNIGLYIGGRNAAGQRQGRGWAILPNGDQYDGNYRKGRRHGIGLYVFKDGSRYYGQYRCGKRCGRGIFIYPDGSVYEGNWRKNLKHGKGRYNYVNGDNYSGDWFKGQRHGVGIYNINSGTEGCCLSVRIKSTWNSNMRTGPFELYIGNEDKCTILHGIWDSLYPSGPAVFSFNSRYLLLGYFLPASYNLKAISNEDEMEDAEERLEDEMGEAVPMEPTLWFAQEMAVYDFSLLPQEPVPLAISDSELSVCSLSTEPSMRSEEKISWYGEGEEAEGEEGGEMECFPCECDITDLSEVETESEVCKIDANPCCIEILKQPECPDP, encoded by the exons ATGGCCACGACCGAACTGTCCGAGGAGGACCTGTCGGCGcccgaggaagaggaggatTTGGGACCCAATATAGGC CTCTACATAGGCGGTCGAAATGCAGCGGGACAGAGGCAAGGCAGAGGTTGGGCGATCCTCCCCAACGGAGATCAGTATGATGGGAACTACAGGAAGGGTCGCCGTCACGGCATCGGGCTGTACGTGTTTAAGGATGGATCACGGTACTACGGACAGTATCGCTGTGGGAAgcgctgtgggcgtggcatcttCATCTATCCGGACGGATCCGTGTACGAGGGCAACTGGCGAAAGAACTTGAAGCACGGGAAGGGGCGCTACAACTATGTGAATGGGGACAACTACTCGGGGGACTGGTTCAAGGGTCAACGTCATGGAGTGGGAATATACAACATTAACAGCGGAACGGAGGGCTGTTGCCTGTCCGTCAGAATAAAGTCCACCTGGAACAGCAACATGCGAACGGGTCCCTTCGAGCTGTATATCGGGAACGAGGACAAGTGCACAATACTCCACGGAATTTGGGATTCCCTGTACCCGAGTGGACCGGCCGTGTTTAGCTTTAACAGTCGGTACCTCTTGCTGGGCTACTTCCTGCCCGCCAGTTACAATTTGAAGGCGATTAGCAACGAAGACGAGATGGAGGACGCTGAAGAGCGGTTGGAGGACGAAATGGGAGAAGCGGTTCCAATGGAACCAACTCTGTGGTTCGCTCAGGAGATGGCCGTGTATGACTTTTCGCTGCTGCCGCAGGAGCCCGTGCCCCTGGCCATTTCCGACTCCGAGCTGTCCGTCTGTTCACTCTCCACTGAGCCAAGCATGCGCAGCGAGGAGAAGATCAGTTGGTATGGTGAGGGTGAGGAAGCCGAGGGCGAAGAGGGCGGCGAGATGGAGTGCTTCCCCTGCGAATGCGATATCACCGATCTCAGCGAGGTGGAGACGGAGAGCGAGGTGTGCAAAATTGATGCCAATCCATGCTGTATCGAGATCCTCAAGCAGCCAGAGTGCCCAGATCCTTAG